gccaattcaaacaattaatcaatcttcATAAGCACATATGAGATTAAGTGAGATAATAATATATTTctatattgaaacaatttaatcacaataatcttgcaagttatgcaaggctaatatATCGTTTAATATTGTCGCTAATTTAACCCatagctaccttagaagattaaacatgcaccaattaaatattgtatcaattaattacaatttcaatacgtttaataattaattcatttgttACCTTACATTTTATAATGCAAGTATAACATAagtatggttttatttaattgaacaactTATCAAGGCCTAGAACaacacaaacatgattttaataatttaagtggaAAGAATGCTATCAATCtcaaatgaattaaatttaagccattttaattagaaaaataacAACAATTCAACAATTATTCATATTCATAATCACAACATAAACAAGAAAATTAAAGAGAAGGGAACTAGGAAGTGAATCTAGGATTTCTCTGAAGCTAGACTAGTGCGCTCTTCTTCTTCTCTGCTCGTTCTGTTGAAACTGAGGCCTCTATGAATATTTGAATGTTGTTATTCTAAGGTGGAAGAAGGCTCTTTTTCAAGAGGGAAATCAGCAAGGAAAATAGGAAAACAAGAAAgggaatggaagaaagaaaaataagtgAAAGAGAGAGATGTGTGGTAATGAATGGTGTGTTGAATGAGGTAAAAAAAAAGGGGTATTTATAAGTGGgagtggctgctaaaaatagaaaagaattagCAGCCATACACTCTTCTTTGGCCGGCCACAAAAAGACCAAGTTTGAATAATTCAAACTTTGCTATATTTAGCTTAAGGCAAATATTCAAAGGCACAAAAAGTAAAGGGTTTGAATGGAGTTTAAAGAAACTTTAAGGGCTGTTTTGCAAGCAATATAATCAGCTAAATAACCTAATTAAGTCAACTTATTGGACGGTTTGGGCTATCATTTCTCTTGTTGGATCAATCTTCTTTTATTAGCACAATTGGGCCTCCTTTTTTAATTCATGTTACAATTAATAATTTTAACCCAACATGAagtgaattaaaattaattataacatgtattatattaattattggaCCGTCTATTGTTGGAAACATTAATTAGCCTCTGTCTTGCTCCATTTGATGCAAAGAATCACCCCAACGGTTCAAACTTTCCAAAGTGTCTGCTAAGCCAATTTTTACCCTTTGTGCAAAACTgtaaaaaataagtaaaatttgtgtaaatttattataaaaataattaaaattcaatatgttaataatttaagtgcaaattaattattttataattaaagtagaaattttgaaaaaaattactaCAAAACTGCATAAATTAAAGCTTAAAAGGTGCTAAAAAagtctatttatttttatgtttccaATAGGCCTATAAATATTCGGCCTAGGACACTTTTGTAAGTGGGATCAACTATCTTTGAAATAAAAAATCGAGTTTATACTCTTTGTTATTTTCAGAACTAATCTGAACTTGTCAAGAACTTACACTACAgtaaaatagggctttagcggcgtttttagcggcgttttatcaaaaaacgccgcaaaaattgtaaaacacataGCAATAGTGGTGTTTTACCAAAAACACCACTAAaaccagagcaatagcggcgttttagtaAAAAACGCCGCGAAAaatagagcattagcggcgcttttggaaaaacaccgctaaaagtcatataacccctaaacccaaaaaaatcataaacactaatctataaccctaaaacaataattattaaaaataatggttatacaatatattaaatattttcttatataatcgtaaaataaatagtattcaatttaaaatttgaattaattatcattatagtttatggtttatggtttaagatatatggtttagggtttaaggtttatgagttaactatggtttaagatatatggtttagggtttaaggtttaggagttaactagtatttgaaggtttatgatgaattatgggtttagggattatgattaATTAGGGTTTAATGGTTAGGGTTAGAGTTTAAGGTGTAAGggtttggggttaagggttaagggtttagagtttagtgtttatgggataggggtaaagaggtttagggtttagattaattagtattttttaatttatatattaaatgatttcttatataattgtaaaagagatacaTTACACCAAAACAAGTTTTAAGAGGATAGGGGTTAGGCGTTAAGGGGATAAGGGTTAGGCGTTAAggggatatgggttaggggtttatggtttatgagttaatattttaaggtttatggattatgtgttagggtttaaggtttatgggtTATGTGTTAAGGGTTTAGGTTTTAAGGGTTAAGGGATATGGGATATGGGTTAtgagtttagggtttaggatttaggATTTAAGATTTAGGGGTAAAGGttagaggtttagggtttagattaattagtattatttaatttatatattaaacgatttcttatataattgtaaaagaaataatattaatattaatatattaaaattatatttatagtttaaattatttaagagataatagataaactttatatatatattattaaatattgactatcattaattaattattatggcttccaaattataacaaataaaaataaatatgaaaattaagaGATTAGTGGCGTTTTAAAAAACACCACAAAAACActattataacaaataaaaataaatatgaaaattaaagattagtggcgtttttaaaaACACCACAAAAAAcactataataaaaataaatatgaaaattaagagattagtggcgtttttttaaaaaacgccacaaaaaacacTATGAAAACGACATCgtctttttttcttaaatttcatCTTCTTGTGTCATGCCCGACACTTAGCCATTTCCGCCAAAATCCCAAAACAGATATCCCAAACGTTTAGCCATTTCCAGCAAAACCTCAAAATTGATTTCCCCAATTCTCTACATTTCCCCTAATCCCTAAATTTCCCCTAAAATccctaagtttttttttaatagtTCTTCGTTTAAGTAAAGcccttatatttaaaaaaaattcaattttttcgtATTAGGAAAGCGATTTGGCTGGTTTTTCAAAGATCTAGAGTTTCATCAATGTTGGAGAAGAGGTAAATATTCGATTAATTCATGCTTATAGTTGAATGAGAGAAATGAGTGATGTCAAAGTTGAGAAATCGAAGATGAACAACCGCAAGAAAGCAAAGAAATTCTAATGCAACTGCAAGAGTGTACCACAATGAGGAAATAGGGATTCATAATATCGTGAAAGAAACTGGATCTTCTTCTTGTCGTCTAAATGATCAGAATAAGATTATCAGAAATAGAGGGTGTTTAATTAATCCATTAGGGTTCCCATATAGGTCTCGAATGCAGGTTTTGGCTGCAGATGCACCATCAGGAAGTGGAGAGTTGCTCATAATGAATGATTTACCTGTTTACAAGAGAGGGAGGAACAAAATACAAGAAGCCATAAAAGAGGCTGAGCAAAAGAAGAGGAAGAATAAGATCAAAAATAGAATTTCTGCTGCAAAATCTCGAGCTAGGTCTCAGGTGCGTATGTGTGCGCAGTAGTAGTAGAATCTAGAATACAGCCCCAAACTTAGCTAAGTTGTTCCATACAGTCATATCTAGAAGGCAGCATGTATATATATGCAAGCATACTAGTCGAAAATTAcaattcttcctttctttttcctgttTTATTAGTAGAGCTGAAACGGGAACTTAGTTCTTACGATTTTAATTTCCGCAGATGTAATTGTTTTCCTATACTAAGGCTGTGATCTTGTTTTGAAGGAGAATACAAGATTTCTGGAAGAAAAAGTGGAGCAATTGAGAAATGAGAATGcacttttaaagaaattacttTCCCTGGTGAGAGACCTCATGTTTCTTCTTGGCAAGTGGCAAGAAACTGAGAAAATATACAATATTTTCCTTATTTGCTATGTATTACTTATTGATTTTTGGCCTTTCTCATCTTGCATGTGGATCAGGAAACTGCAGCAGCTGAGAGACTCCCAGAGGTACTGATTTTATATGTCCAATGAACTTAATATCCATAAATCAaacttttcaaagaaaagaaatgcaTCCCTCCAATTTATCAAATATTGTCTAGATCTTGTAAACAATCACCTTTTTTTGCATCATCATGTATTATACCAGTGTTATCTCGCatcgattaaattttaaattgtttaaagttttaaattcagACCGTATGCTAAAAGGGTAATTGTATTAATTTCTTCTATTGTATGTACAGGAAAGAGAAGTGATGCAAGGGAAAAAGGCAAAACAGTGTTTAGAACCGGAAGAACAGCACACATAGGAGCAGCTATATATGGAGACTAATGAGGAGGTTTAAGCTCATCAAGATCAATGGTGGTGGTGAGACCGAGTGACAATATGGGATgacatagtttcattttttaagACATTATAGGATCTCCGTTATAcatcaaatatatataaagaaaagctTTTGTTTGCCTTGATCGACTggctttcaaaatataataaagaTAATTAGATTTGCAAGTGAGCTAAAGATAGATCACGCTCTTCGTAAAgttttgataatttatatattattattgctcGCAAAAAACATGGCAATGGCATGGATGCTACAAGGGGCATAATGTCTGGCAATATGGATCGGTTCAAGAAGGTATCTAAACAAGTTTTACGCTACTATTTTAACTTCATGTTTATTTAATTCAGTTTCAGATAAAAATTGGCTGAATATTATGAGGCTGCTGCTTTATAGGTGTTCGAGAAGAAGTCCAACAGGAAAATAATGGGGGTATGTATATCTGATTCTaacattaattttatttgaatgagGGGATACTATTACGTAGATATAACTGCTTGGAGACATGATATGTTTGCAAGTGGAGACACGATATAACTGCATAATTTGGCTTTTCTGACAAAACTTTAACTAAACAACCTTAGCTTTAAGGTTCCATTTCCAGACATTCATGGCGGTgcaatcttttttatttaataaaaccaTTTTTTTGGTGAAATATTAAGAACAATATAATACTAGTAGTCTGTATAACATAGCATTAGTTAAAAGAGAAAGGTTGATTGCAACCTTTAACCGTTTCTTTTTGTGTGCACTTCATAACTGTTGCTTTGTCTTTCGAGTTTTAGAGGGaagttatatatttatgtaatttacATAAGTGGAAACAAAATGCCTAATAATAAAATCACTAAAACTGATTGGACACCTCTCTCCATTCTCTAACTTAATCATTCACTTCATTTTCTGATTTAACTTACATGTAGCTTTGGATTATGTCTTCATTGTTCTACCCACACTCTTTGCCTTACATGTAGTGGGAATTTATTGATATACTTTGTCACTTACTTGTGTATCTTGGCTGTTGGGAATTTAACATTTCTAGCTTCAGCACTTAGCAAAACCTGTcacattttaattacaaaattctTTGTATGTAGTAGACATTATGAAGTGGAACCAAATATGATTCGAAAAGTACAGATTTGTGAGTTACTAAAGCCGACAGTAACAAGCATAGCTCACGATTAGAGGTGTTGTTGGCGAGATTCAACTTAGAATTAAGCATGTTGTTAATAGATTTTATATTTGTTCAAATTCAGCTTGATTTGAAATATGCActtaaaattttgtctaaactcatCTTaagtctattttattttattttttaaaaatgctattttatatttaatctaatatttagtattttatgtatttttcattcattaaatttttatgtatagtcattttatttttttaaggcttacattatagtattatatattactataaaTCTTATTGGTAAAATTTTGGTATCTCATTCCAGTATTATGTATAAATTTACATACTTGTCCATTTTGTGAACAACAGAGTATTTGCTCATGTATTAAAGGATTGGTCGCAGCAGTGGTGGTCAACAGCTTGGCCTACGAACTTAACCACTCCATCGAATCATCTCAATTTTAAGGAATGGATGGCGTGGAACTTAGCTCCAAAAGCTTGGCATCATGTTCACAAAGTGCCATGGAAAGTCTTTTTCTCCTTTATTATTTGGCAAATCTTGCTTGCCTTAAAATGCAAGAATCTTCAAAAACCACAATGACCATAGTCGAGTGGTCCAGCCAACTCCGAGCAAGGCTGTGGAATTTTTGCCATGTCTGGACCCATGTTAACATTTAATCCTATACCCTCGTACataatatttttgttattgttGTTCTCATAAGGGGTCTTTACATCCTTTCAGAAAGATTATTATGTATGAGAAGTGGATGTCTACATTCATTCACTTTGAAAACTTCTAAACTTGTCCTACCAATATCTTAAAACTCATTGAATTTGTTTGTATTTTCAGTAAACTTTTATGTTTTTATCCTGGAAAATATCAATCCCaaatattttatcatattaatGTTTTTGAACCTTGCATAATTTTTTTAGATGGACCTTGGAGTTGGCTCATTTGTGCTAATGAATGCAGTTACTTCACGGGAAGCACGAAACATCAAATCATCAATGTGAGTCGTTATATTTTCCAGATGCTGGTGTTAATTTGTCATGTATATTGCTTACCATTGTAAATTCTTTCTcttctgagcatacgttataATTTTGGCATCACAATTTTCTTTTGTGCATGCAGCATATCTAAATTTGGTATGCAGTATATAGATGTATATTGTTTCAGATCTATGTTCCACTAACTTTTCAAAATGCTTCCTAAGGAGTTGGTGGAAGGCAGCCTTTAAATCTGCAACTCCGCTACTACTATTAGGATTTGCTAGACTTGCTTCTACATTGAGTCTAGACTATCAGGTAGAATATATTTCTTTGCGCTGGACTTTTTGTAATAATAGTTGTTTGCAATGGAATAGGATAAGTTGTGTACTATATCTACTTGCTAATATAAAACAAATGGAACTCTGGGAGATGTCTAAAATAATGCTCCAAACCAGTTTGTACTCAAAAGCATTTTGCATAAAAAGCATAGAATTTATACAGACTGGTTTTAGTTAAATGACGCCTTTCTTAATGTTGGTAGTTCAACATTTTAGCTGTTGATGATTGATGATCAATACTTTTTCTCGTTTAATGGAATTTCTCCCTTGTAGGTACTTGTGGGGGAATATGGAGTCAACTGGAATATGGAGTTCAACATTTTGGCATTATTTTCTCACCAGGATGAATTATGTTTTAGAAATTCTAATACTTTGTGTGTCTGTGTGTGTGTatgttttttttatgtattaaattacatattgaatcaatgtttatgtattaaatttaaattcattaatttttatatttagttttgaagtttaaattttaatggaaaatttaatttaattaatattttttatttatccttaaaagtatatagtttaaagttcaaatttcaaaaattaaacataatataatatttaacatagaaataaatattatttaattaaaataaaataatttttttaagatcattatttttagcggcgtttgtgagaaaagtgccgctaaaggtcatgatctttagcagcgtttgtgaaaaaaacgccgctaaaggtcatggtctttagcagCGTTTGCGAAAAAAGTGCCtctaaaggtcatggtctttagcggcgtttacgaaaaaagcgccgctaaaggtcatggtctttagcgacGTTTTTTTCGAAAAAATGCCACTAATTTTTGCGGCGTTgcatatagcgacgttttttgcggtgcttgggaaagcgccgctaaaggcaaaaaaaatgccgctaaaagtctattttcttgtagtgtTACATTCTTGTGGCGTTCAACTACCGATCTCATAACTTCTCTTCTCAACCCTTTTTGAAGTGTGGCAATCATTGGTTCCTATAGCAGGTCATGGTCTTTTTTTCAAACCCAACTTGTTAAAACTTAACTTTGCTTTGTAGAAATCGAGTCACATTGATATATAGTGTTGGTTCATTTCTAAGTCGAGTtctattttattaatttctaTCCATTTCATTTTTATCATTCCATCACCCTAAAAAAAATTCATGTTCTAAACTGAAGTTTCTATTTTCCCAAGAAAGTACCTATTTAGATGATCGGGCAAATCAAATCGTGAATCAAGTTTTAAACTCGTAACCGGGTTTATGTCACCTTCTATTTCCTCTCGTTCATCAAAGCTGGGTCGATTCCCTTAGAAGACCCTCAAGATACATTAGAACCATTGGAAAAGCCAATAATTACAATGGTATGTACCCCATGTTGAGGTAAAGAAACTGGCCTGCTTGGAGCAGCAATTGGTGGTGTTGATGATCCAAATCGAGTCATGGAATTTAAGCCAGCCAGGAACCCCTTCTTTAGGGAAGTATTTAAAATGCTCTTGACCTGTCTAGCTAGATGGAAAGCTTCAACCAAAGTTTGTGGTCTAAATAACTGTAGATACTGGCTAATCTCTTATCTTAAGT
This is a stretch of genomic DNA from Gossypium arboreum isolate Shixiya-1 chromosome 11, ASM2569848v2, whole genome shotgun sequence. It encodes these proteins:
- the LOC128283878 gene encoding protein ABSCISIC ACID-INSENSITIVE 5-like, coding for MQVLAADAPSGSGELLIMNDLPVYKRGRNKIQEAIKEAEQKKRKNKIKNRISAAKSRARSQENTRFLEEKVEQLRNENALLKKLLSLETAAAERLPEEREVMQGKKAKQCLEPEEQHT